The following are encoded together in the Syngnathus typhle isolate RoL2023-S1 ecotype Sweden linkage group LG5, RoL_Styp_1.0, whole genome shotgun sequence genome:
- the arid5a gene encoding AT-rich interactive domain-containing protein 5A isoform X1 — protein sequence MRDTCQPMSVCSARNIFLCQSLIYSHKTQTPVGRHPLEMAPEDQSVRVVSKEDMETPPSETSPPVIKVHGICKEVSRPLVQHVEEKSFVSSLHSFMKERGSPIERIPHLGFKQIDLWMIYKAVEKLGGYNSVTARRLWKKVYDELGGSPTSTSAATCTRRHYERLVLPYERHLKGEDDKPLPLSKPRKPYKRNSGGKIKAEWKGKRSKADREGDSERLLSAGSSQSEAAAHPGSVLWSADADRRQPQVPLAPDLYAYYHLLHGPATTPWPANISAVGEVISPLEKKKRLAQASLRANPQGEERDRPSVIHRSASPASGSRKCDSSDGSPRPVSSSSLSSRSPSLCSISSEDENHSAPSSDLAPHCSIRNDDTPVRHVSKYPSGESKDRDQVKILEKNHIRGQNIATKDLTYSSPKLKSDCVPTSSSGFIRVLTRSAQLPRPAPIRPGNRIQHDALTHHNKSFKTIPPLSSWEMFRAMPTKFPPAQQRLSHTSCVTPSYDMLRRDSHLRTTLQQANVLPRMRIPQPHLPYRHVPVSAAHSALIYPYPCTMPLWGPHTIPQFYTPHKL from the exons ATGCGAGATACGTGTCAACCAATGAGTGTGTGCAGTGCGAGAAACATTTTCTTATGTCAAAGCTTGATCTACAGTCACAAAACACAGACTCCAGTTGGAAGACATCCTCTAGAGATGG CTCCTGAGGACCAGAGTGTGAGGGTGGTCAGTAAAGAAGATATGGAGACACCGCCGAGCGAG ACGTCTCCTCCAGTCATTAAGGTCCATGGCATATGTAAGGAAGTGTCGCGGCCCCTGGTGCAGCACGTGGAGGAGAAGTCATTTGTATCAAGTCTGCACTCCTTTATGAAAGAACGAGGCTCGCCCATCGAAAGAATCCCACATCTGGGCTTCAAACAGA TTGACCTTTGGATGATCTACAAGGCCGTTGAGAAATTGGGCGGATACAATTCA GTGACAGCGCGACGCCTGTGGAAGAAAGTGTACGATGAACTGGGAGGAAGTCCCACTAGCACCAGTGCTGCGACCTGCACTCGCAGACACTATGAGAG GCTCGTGTTGCCCTATGAAAGACATTTAAAAGGAGAAGATGATAAGCCTCTCCCACTCAGCAAACCGAGGAAGCCTTATAAAAGGAATtcgggaggaaaaataaaagccGAGTGGAAGGGGAAAAGGAGCAAGGCAGACAGAGAAGGAGATTCGGAG AGGCTGCTTTCAGCAGGATCGAGTCAGAGTGAAGCAGCGGCGCATCCTGGTTCTGTTCTCTGGTCGGCTGACGCTGACAGGCGCCAGCCGCAAGTGCCCCTGGCGCCTGACCTTTATGCATATTATCACCTGCTGCACGGCCCCGCGACAACACCCTGGCCCGCAAACATCTCAGCTGTCGGAGAGGTCATCTCTCCACTGGAGAAAAAGAAACGCCTGGCACAAGCCAGCCTTCGAGCGAATCCGCAGGGGGAGGAGAGGGACAGACCTTCTGTAATCCACCGCTCGGCGTCGCCAGCCTCCGGCAGCCGCAAGTGCGACTCCTCTGACGGCTCGCCTCGCCCCGTCTCTTCTTCCTCGCTCTCCTCCAGGAGCCCGTCCTTGTGCTCCATCTCATCAGAGGATGAAAATCACTCTGCACCGAGTTCAGATTTGGCTCCCCACTGCTCCATCCGAAATGACGACACGCCTGTGAGACACGTGTCGAAATATCCATCTGGAGAGAGTAAGGACAGAGATCAAGTCAAAATATTAGAGAAAAATCACATTAGAGGGCAAAATATTGCCACCAAAGACCTTACATATTCTTCTCCCAAATTGAAGTCTGACTGTGTCCCAACATCTTCCTCTGGTTTCATCAGAGTTTTGACAAGATCTGCTCAGCTACCGCGGCCTGCTCCTATCCGGCCAGGCAACAGAATCCAACACGATGCTTTGACGCATCACAACAAATCTTTCAAAACTATCccacctttgtcttcatgggaAATGTTCAGGGCAATGCCAACAAAGTTTCCTCCTGCCCAGCAGAGGCTATCCCACACCTCCTGCGTCACGCCGTCTTATGACATGTTAAGAAGAGACTCTCATCTCCGGACCACgctgcagcaggcgaatgtcctCCCCCGAATGAGAATACCTCAACCTCACCTCCCGTACCGCCATGTCCCTGTCAGCGCGGCTCACTCTGCTCTCATCTACCCATACCCGTGCACCATGCCTCTGTGGGGTCCTCACACCATCCCCCAATTTTATACTCCACACAAACTATGA
- the arid5a gene encoding AT-rich interactive domain-containing protein 5A isoform X2, which produces MRADTSGLKGLSFILKSPEDQSVRVVSKEDMETPPSETSPPVIKVHGICKEVSRPLVQHVEEKSFVSSLHSFMKERGSPIERIPHLGFKQIDLWMIYKAVEKLGGYNSVTARRLWKKVYDELGGSPTSTSAATCTRRHYERLVLPYERHLKGEDDKPLPLSKPRKPYKRNSGGKIKAEWKGKRSKADREGDSERLLSAGSSQSEAAAHPGSVLWSADADRRQPQVPLAPDLYAYYHLLHGPATTPWPANISAVGEVISPLEKKKRLAQASLRANPQGEERDRPSVIHRSASPASGSRKCDSSDGSPRPVSSSSLSSRSPSLCSISSEDENHSAPSSDLAPHCSIRNDDTPVRHVSKYPSGESKDRDQVKILEKNHIRGQNIATKDLTYSSPKLKSDCVPTSSSGFIRVLTRSAQLPRPAPIRPGNRIQHDALTHHNKSFKTIPPLSSWEMFRAMPTKFPPAQQRLSHTSCVTPSYDMLRRDSHLRTTLQQANVLPRMRIPQPHLPYRHVPVSAAHSALIYPYPCTMPLWGPHTIPQFYTPHKL; this is translated from the exons ATGAGAGCAGACACCTCCGGCCTGAAGGgactttcattcattttaaaat CTCCTGAGGACCAGAGTGTGAGGGTGGTCAGTAAAGAAGATATGGAGACACCGCCGAGCGAG ACGTCTCCTCCAGTCATTAAGGTCCATGGCATATGTAAGGAAGTGTCGCGGCCCCTGGTGCAGCACGTGGAGGAGAAGTCATTTGTATCAAGTCTGCACTCCTTTATGAAAGAACGAGGCTCGCCCATCGAAAGAATCCCACATCTGGGCTTCAAACAGA TTGACCTTTGGATGATCTACAAGGCCGTTGAGAAATTGGGCGGATACAATTCA GTGACAGCGCGACGCCTGTGGAAGAAAGTGTACGATGAACTGGGAGGAAGTCCCACTAGCACCAGTGCTGCGACCTGCACTCGCAGACACTATGAGAG GCTCGTGTTGCCCTATGAAAGACATTTAAAAGGAGAAGATGATAAGCCTCTCCCACTCAGCAAACCGAGGAAGCCTTATAAAAGGAATtcgggaggaaaaataaaagccGAGTGGAAGGGGAAAAGGAGCAAGGCAGACAGAGAAGGAGATTCGGAG AGGCTGCTTTCAGCAGGATCGAGTCAGAGTGAAGCAGCGGCGCATCCTGGTTCTGTTCTCTGGTCGGCTGACGCTGACAGGCGCCAGCCGCAAGTGCCCCTGGCGCCTGACCTTTATGCATATTATCACCTGCTGCACGGCCCCGCGACAACACCCTGGCCCGCAAACATCTCAGCTGTCGGAGAGGTCATCTCTCCACTGGAGAAAAAGAAACGCCTGGCACAAGCCAGCCTTCGAGCGAATCCGCAGGGGGAGGAGAGGGACAGACCTTCTGTAATCCACCGCTCGGCGTCGCCAGCCTCCGGCAGCCGCAAGTGCGACTCCTCTGACGGCTCGCCTCGCCCCGTCTCTTCTTCCTCGCTCTCCTCCAGGAGCCCGTCCTTGTGCTCCATCTCATCAGAGGATGAAAATCACTCTGCACCGAGTTCAGATTTGGCTCCCCACTGCTCCATCCGAAATGACGACACGCCTGTGAGACACGTGTCGAAATATCCATCTGGAGAGAGTAAGGACAGAGATCAAGTCAAAATATTAGAGAAAAATCACATTAGAGGGCAAAATATTGCCACCAAAGACCTTACATATTCTTCTCCCAAATTGAAGTCTGACTGTGTCCCAACATCTTCCTCTGGTTTCATCAGAGTTTTGACAAGATCTGCTCAGCTACCGCGGCCTGCTCCTATCCGGCCAGGCAACAGAATCCAACACGATGCTTTGACGCATCACAACAAATCTTTCAAAACTATCccacctttgtcttcatgggaAATGTTCAGGGCAATGCCAACAAAGTTTCCTCCTGCCCAGCAGAGGCTATCCCACACCTCCTGCGTCACGCCGTCTTATGACATGTTAAGAAGAGACTCTCATCTCCGGACCACgctgcagcaggcgaatgtcctCCCCCGAATGAGAATACCTCAACCTCACCTCCCGTACCGCCATGTCCCTGTCAGCGCGGCTCACTCTGCTCTCATCTACCCATACCCGTGCACCATGCCTCTGTGGGGTCCTCACACCATCCCCCAATTTTATACTCCACACAAACTATGA
- the dbnlb gene encoding drebrin-like b isoform X1: MAVNLSKNGPALTAAYKEVVNEKSDTNWALFTYEGNSNDIRLAEKGDGGLEELVEELNSGKVMYGFCRVQDPNSGLPKYVLINWTGEGVNDSRKGLCANHVSSMANFLKGAHVTVNARADEDVEPEVIMEKVAKASGANYNFHKETSSRFQDSGPQGPVGSVYQKTNAMSEIRKTNKDTFWAQAEKEEERRRLEERRKADEERQHLEKERKDREVKEAVLRDKRDKERAVEIEQHKKDQQQQEAETREQEKQRWEQQAEMQAEQKTVKQGESVEKVHEAASLISQRAMNPREMFKQREMGITARDAKVPSVAPSSPQPGRLQSPFLSKYESERADSPQRQASPVPAGSASPVHAAEPDVDDGQSRCEYDEPEAPPKEPLKDEVPAARPCVQEVSYEDAPQVEESNYEATAEETSEKGICARALYDYQAADDTEISFDPDEIITGIEMIDEGWWRGYGPNGQFGMFPANYVELV, translated from the exons ATGGCAGTAAACCTCAGCAAAAACGGCCCCGCGTTAACAGCGGCGTACAAAGAAGTCGTGAATGAAAAATCCGACACCAATTG GGCCTTGTTCACCTACGAAGGAAACAGTAATGACATCCGCTTGGCCGAAAAGGGAG ATGGAGGCTTGGAGGAGCTGGTGGAGGAGCTAAACAGTGGAAAAGTCATGTATGGCTTCTGTCGGGTCCAGGACCCAAATTCCGGGCTTCCTAAATATGTCCTCATCAACTGG ACTGGAGAAGGAGTGAATGATTCCAGGAAAGGACTTTGTGCAAACCATGTGAGCTCCATGGCAAACTTTCTTAAG GGGGCCCACGTTACAGTGAATGCCCGAGCGGATGAGGATGTTGAGCCTGAGGTGATCATGGAGAAGGTGGCCAAGGCCTCAGGCGCCAACTACAACTTCCACAAAGAAACCTCCAGTCGCTTCCAAGACAGCGGCCCCCAGGGTCCTGTG GGCTCCGTATACCAGAAGACCAACGCTATGTCTGAAATCAGGAAGACCAACAAGGACACATTCTGGGCACAGGCGGAG aaagaggaagagaGACGTCGTCTGGAGGAGCGACGCAAAGCTGATGAAGAGCGCCAGCATCTGGAGAAAGAGAGGAAAGACAGGGAAGTCAAGGAGGCAGTGTTGAGAGACAAACGGGACAAGGAGAGGGCCGTGGAAATTGAGCAACACAA GAAggatcagcagcagcaggaggctgAGACCAGAGAGCAAGAGAAACAACGCTGG GAGCAGCAGGCGGAGATGCAGGCAGAGCAGAAGACAGTCAAACAAGGAGAGTCTGTGGAAAAGGTCCAT gagGCAGCTTCCCTCATCTCTCAGCGAGCTATGAACCCCAGAGAAATGTTCAAGCAGAGAGAAATGGGAATAACTGCCCGTGATGCAAAGGTGCCCTCTGTTGCCCCTTCCAGCCCCCAGCCAG GGCGCCTTCAAAGCCCTTTTCTCTCAAAGTATGAAAGCGAGCGGGCCGACTCCCCTCAGCGCCAAGCCTCCCCGGTGCCGGCAGGCTCTGCCTCCCCTGTCCATGCTGCAG AGCCAGATGTGGATGATGGACAGTCCAGGTGTGAGTATGATGAGCCGGAGGCACCCCCCAAGGAGCCCCTGAAAG ATGAAGTACCTGCTGCCAGGCCCTGTGTGCAGGAGGTTTCATATGAAGATGCCCCTCAG GTTGAAGAGAGCAACTACGAGGCGACTGCTGAGGAGACGTCAGAAAAAGGAATCTGTGCTCGGGCTTTATATGATTATCAGGCTG CGGACGATACAGAGATTTCCTTCGACCCCGATGAGATCATCACCGGGATTGAGATGATAGATGAGGGATGGTGGCGAGGCTACGGCCCCAATGGCCAATTCGGAATGTTTCCGGCCAACTACGTCGAACTCGTATAG
- the LOC133153859 gene encoding phytanoyl-CoA hydroxylase-interacting protein encodes MDSVLATPCNIQICEVTCDSFRIVWDMTPEDTARATHFFIDLSRKECRDPNRFKHRDVPTKLVAKAVPLPMAVRGHWFLSPCTEYCVAVQTAVRQADGEYLVSEWSQVVEFCTGDYAIEHLQQLHDKAKGSAGRLLKFSVFYRNQHPHYFDCVRKDCAGLMRPALKDTSGSHGSPINGKLQGVFFSCNTEFDTGLPPKDSPYGPLRFQIAAGHLLNPNISLYFADFYCMYTAYHYVVLVLAPVGTEGDHFCRSRLPRLDLASNPFLTYSDPQRPGEEPVYCHASDVILEVLFTEPVSLDQGTVELISGHHQLMSLTTANAKKDPSCKVCNISVGR; translated from the exons ATGGACAGCGTTCTCGCCACCCCATGCAACATTCAAATATGTGAGGTGACATGTGATTCGTTTCGCATCGTGTGGGACATGACTCCCGAAGACACGGCCAGAGCCACGCACTTCTTCATTGACCTGAGCCGCAAAGAATGCAGGGATCCCAACCGCTTTAAACACAGG GATGTGCCAACCAAACTGGTGGCCAAAGCTGTCCCCCTGCCCATGGCCGTGAGGGGCCACTGGTTCCTCAGCCCCTGCACAGAGTACTGCGTGGCCGTGCAGACTGCGGTTCGACAGGCCGATGGCGAATACCTGGTGTCAGAGTGGAGCCAGGTGGTGGAGTTCTGCACAGGGG ACTACGCCATAGAACACCTTCAGCAGCTTCACGACAAGGCCAAAGGCTCTGCTGGAAGGCTTTTGAAATTCTCCGTCTTTTATCGCAATCAGCATCCACATTATTTTGACTGCGTCAG AAAGGACTGTGCGGGTCTGATGCGCCCCGCCCTTAAAGACACGAGTGGAAGTCATGGTTCTCCCATAAATGGCAAACTGCAGGGAGTCTTCTTTAGCTGCAACACCGAGTTTGATACAGGGCTCCCCCCGAAAGACTCTCCGTACGGCCCCCTGCGCTTCCAGATTGCAGCTGGACACCTGCTCAATCCAAACATCTCTCTGTACTTTGCTGACTTCTATTGCATGTACACAGCCTACCACTATGTGGTTTTGGTGCTGGCCCCTGTGGGAACAGAGGGAGACCACTTTTGCAGAAGCCGCCTCCCCAGGCTGGACTTGGCCAGCAATCCGTTCTTGACATACAGCGACCCCCAGAGGCCGGGGGAGGAGCCAGTGTACTGCCATGCCAGTGACGTCATCCTTGAGGTGCTCTTCACAGAGCCGGTGAGTTTGGATCAAGGCACAGTGGAGCTAATCAGTGGACACCACCAGCTCATGAGTTTGACCACTGCCAATGCCAAGAAAGACCCGAGCTGCAAAGTCTGCAACATCAGCGTGGGCCGCTGA
- the dbnlb gene encoding drebrin-like b isoform X2, which produces MAVNLSKNGPALTAAYKEVVNEKSDTNWALFTYEGNSNDIRLAEKGDGGLEELVEELNSGKVMYGFCRVQDPNSGLPKYVLINWTGEGVNDSRKGLCANHVSSMANFLKGAHVTVNARADEDVEPEVIMEKVAKASGANYNFHKETSSRFQDSGPQGPVGSVYQKTNAMSEIRKTNKDTFWAQAEKEEERRRLEERRKADEERQHLEKERKDREVKEAVLRDKRDKERAVEIEQHKKDQQQQEAETREQEKQRWEQQAEMQAEQKTVKQGESVEKVHEAASLISQRAMNPREMFKQREMGITARDAKVPSVAPSSPQPEPDVDDGQSRCEYDEPEAPPKEPLKDEVPAARPCVQEVSYEDAPQVEESNYEATAEETSEKGICARALYDYQAADDTEISFDPDEIITGIEMIDEGWWRGYGPNGQFGMFPANYVELV; this is translated from the exons ATGGCAGTAAACCTCAGCAAAAACGGCCCCGCGTTAACAGCGGCGTACAAAGAAGTCGTGAATGAAAAATCCGACACCAATTG GGCCTTGTTCACCTACGAAGGAAACAGTAATGACATCCGCTTGGCCGAAAAGGGAG ATGGAGGCTTGGAGGAGCTGGTGGAGGAGCTAAACAGTGGAAAAGTCATGTATGGCTTCTGTCGGGTCCAGGACCCAAATTCCGGGCTTCCTAAATATGTCCTCATCAACTGG ACTGGAGAAGGAGTGAATGATTCCAGGAAAGGACTTTGTGCAAACCATGTGAGCTCCATGGCAAACTTTCTTAAG GGGGCCCACGTTACAGTGAATGCCCGAGCGGATGAGGATGTTGAGCCTGAGGTGATCATGGAGAAGGTGGCCAAGGCCTCAGGCGCCAACTACAACTTCCACAAAGAAACCTCCAGTCGCTTCCAAGACAGCGGCCCCCAGGGTCCTGTG GGCTCCGTATACCAGAAGACCAACGCTATGTCTGAAATCAGGAAGACCAACAAGGACACATTCTGGGCACAGGCGGAG aaagaggaagagaGACGTCGTCTGGAGGAGCGACGCAAAGCTGATGAAGAGCGCCAGCATCTGGAGAAAGAGAGGAAAGACAGGGAAGTCAAGGAGGCAGTGTTGAGAGACAAACGGGACAAGGAGAGGGCCGTGGAAATTGAGCAACACAA GAAggatcagcagcagcaggaggctgAGACCAGAGAGCAAGAGAAACAACGCTGG GAGCAGCAGGCGGAGATGCAGGCAGAGCAGAAGACAGTCAAACAAGGAGAGTCTGTGGAAAAGGTCCAT gagGCAGCTTCCCTCATCTCTCAGCGAGCTATGAACCCCAGAGAAATGTTCAAGCAGAGAGAAATGGGAATAACTGCCCGTGATGCAAAGGTGCCCTCTGTTGCCCCTTCCAGCCCCCAGCCAG AGCCAGATGTGGATGATGGACAGTCCAGGTGTGAGTATGATGAGCCGGAGGCACCCCCCAAGGAGCCCCTGAAAG ATGAAGTACCTGCTGCCAGGCCCTGTGTGCAGGAGGTTTCATATGAAGATGCCCCTCAG GTTGAAGAGAGCAACTACGAGGCGACTGCTGAGGAGACGTCAGAAAAAGGAATCTGTGCTCGGGCTTTATATGATTATCAGGCTG CGGACGATACAGAGATTTCCTTCGACCCCGATGAGATCATCACCGGGATTGAGATGATAGATGAGGGATGGTGGCGAGGCTACGGCCCCAATGGCCAATTCGGAATGTTTCCGGCCAACTACGTCGAACTCGTATAG
- the dbnlb gene encoding drebrin-like b isoform X3 — translation MAVNLSKNGPALTAAYKEVVNEKSDTNWALFTYEGNSNDIRLAEKGDGGLEELVEELNSGKVMYGFCRVQDPNSGLPKYVLINWTGEGVNDSRKGLCANHVSSMANFLKGAHVTVNARADEDVEPEVIMEKVAKASGANYNFHKETSSRFQDSGPQGPVGSVYQKTNAMSEIRKTNKDTFWAQAEKEEERRRLEERRKADEERQHLEKERKDREVKEAVLRDKRDKERAVEIEQHKKDQQQQEAETREQEKQRWEQQAEMQAEQKTVKQGESVEKVHEAASLISQRAMNPREMFKQREMGITARDAKVPSVAPSSPQPDEVPAARPCVQEVSYEDAPQVEESNYEATAEETSEKGICARALYDYQAADDTEISFDPDEIITGIEMIDEGWWRGYGPNGQFGMFPANYVELV, via the exons ATGGCAGTAAACCTCAGCAAAAACGGCCCCGCGTTAACAGCGGCGTACAAAGAAGTCGTGAATGAAAAATCCGACACCAATTG GGCCTTGTTCACCTACGAAGGAAACAGTAATGACATCCGCTTGGCCGAAAAGGGAG ATGGAGGCTTGGAGGAGCTGGTGGAGGAGCTAAACAGTGGAAAAGTCATGTATGGCTTCTGTCGGGTCCAGGACCCAAATTCCGGGCTTCCTAAATATGTCCTCATCAACTGG ACTGGAGAAGGAGTGAATGATTCCAGGAAAGGACTTTGTGCAAACCATGTGAGCTCCATGGCAAACTTTCTTAAG GGGGCCCACGTTACAGTGAATGCCCGAGCGGATGAGGATGTTGAGCCTGAGGTGATCATGGAGAAGGTGGCCAAGGCCTCAGGCGCCAACTACAACTTCCACAAAGAAACCTCCAGTCGCTTCCAAGACAGCGGCCCCCAGGGTCCTGTG GGCTCCGTATACCAGAAGACCAACGCTATGTCTGAAATCAGGAAGACCAACAAGGACACATTCTGGGCACAGGCGGAG aaagaggaagagaGACGTCGTCTGGAGGAGCGACGCAAAGCTGATGAAGAGCGCCAGCATCTGGAGAAAGAGAGGAAAGACAGGGAAGTCAAGGAGGCAGTGTTGAGAGACAAACGGGACAAGGAGAGGGCCGTGGAAATTGAGCAACACAA GAAggatcagcagcagcaggaggctgAGACCAGAGAGCAAGAGAAACAACGCTGG GAGCAGCAGGCGGAGATGCAGGCAGAGCAGAAGACAGTCAAACAAGGAGAGTCTGTGGAAAAGGTCCAT gagGCAGCTTCCCTCATCTCTCAGCGAGCTATGAACCCCAGAGAAATGTTCAAGCAGAGAGAAATGGGAATAACTGCCCGTGATGCAAAGGTGCCCTCTGTTGCCCCTTCCAGCCCCCAGCCAG ATGAAGTACCTGCTGCCAGGCCCTGTGTGCAGGAGGTTTCATATGAAGATGCCCCTCAG GTTGAAGAGAGCAACTACGAGGCGACTGCTGAGGAGACGTCAGAAAAAGGAATCTGTGCTCGGGCTTTATATGATTATCAGGCTG CGGACGATACAGAGATTTCCTTCGACCCCGATGAGATCATCACCGGGATTGAGATGATAGATGAGGGATGGTGGCGAGGCTACGGCCCCAATGGCCAATTCGGAATGTTTCCGGCCAACTACGTCGAACTCGTATAG
- the ppp1r3c2b gene encoding protein phosphatase 1 regulatory subunit 3C-B-like, which yields METSSTTFLPVFGLGSMAHSAGLVEIAVRLCLNQRKQLCPHVWVPILKPLRPCIRSSSSDFLRQVGPTQTIAGYFEDLDNSDDDDLWAPVKNKRVVFADSKGQSLADVRVFSEEEDHSDLDPLPSLQGLLQMTEAGYSCTVSTCCPGTRLTLGFPQPSANFQAFRAKLAENMVTLENCTVTEQALRGTARVQNISFQKDVRVRITFDSWQSYRDVPCTYLQQRFGGPQTDIFEFDIDIPKVLDAKRKIEFCLSYSPGGQGQTFWDNNDGQNYTIEVCVSSHLCHN from the exons atGGAGACCTCCAGCACAAC TTTCCTGCCCGTATTTGGCCTTGGCTCAATGGCTCACTCCGCTGGACTCGTGGAGATTGCCGTCAGATTGTGTTTGAACCAGCGTAAACAATTGTGTCCTCATGTCTGGGTGCCCATCCTGAAACCGCTGCGACCTTGTATCCGCTCCTCATCATCTGACTTCCTACGCCAAGTCGGTCCGACCCAGACGATCGCAGGTTACTTTGAGGACTTGGATAATTCCGATGATGATGATCTTTGGGCTCCGGTCAAGAACAAGCGTGTGGTTTTCGCCGACTCCAAGGGCCAGTCGTTGGCAGATGTGCGAGTCTTTTCCGAAGAGGAGGACCACTCCGACCTGGACCCTCTGCCGTCCCTCCAGGGTTTGCTTCAGATGACCGAGGCTGGTTACAGTTGCACGGTCAGCACCTGCTGCCCGGGAACACGACTCACGCTCGGCTTCCCGCAACCCTCCGCTAATTTCCAGGCCTTTCGTGCCAAGCTGGCCGAGAACATGGTCACCCTGGAGAACTGCACGGTCACCGAGCAAGCCCTCAGAGGCACCGCCCGAGTCCAAAACATCAGCTTCCAAAAAGACGTGCGTGTGCGTATCACCTTTGACTCATGGCAGAGCTACAGAGATGTCCCCTGCACGTACCTGCAGCAACGCTTTGGAGGGCCCCAAACGGACATCTTTGAGTTTGACATAGACATACCCAAAGTGCTTGATGCAAAGAGGAAGATAGAATTCTGCTTAAGTTATTCACCAGGAGGGCAGGGTCAAACTTTTTGGGACAACAACGATGGACAAAACTATACAATTGAAGTGTGTGTGAGTTCCCATCTTTGTCACAATTAG
- the gins4 gene encoding DNA replication complex GINS protein SLD5: protein MSDSLSDNDISQEECQEDDMTPADLIAKLEEAWLNEKFSPELLANQSEVVECVMEQLTHMEANLERVKKGDPKAGIHRMEIDRIRFVLCSYLRSRLQKIEKFFPHVLEKEKSRSQGEPALLSSEEFAFAKEYAANTEDHLKCVALSHMPPILQTLDMLKAMPAPCLDSFVFLRVKERQENILVEPETDDQREYVVDLEEGSQHLMRYRTIAPLISSGAAQLI, encoded by the exons ATGTCGGACTCGCTCTCCGACAACGACATCAGCCAAGAAGAATGTCAGGAGGATGACATGACTCCGGCCGACTTGATCGCGAAACTAGAGGAG GCTTGGCTAAATGAAAAATTCTCACCCGAGTTGCTGGCCAACCAATCCGAGGTGGTGGAGTGTgtcatggagcagctcacacacATG GAAGCAAACCTGGAGAGAGTGAAAAAAGGCGACCCCAAAGCCGGCATCCATCGCATGGAGATTGACCGCATCCGCTTTGTGCTGTGCAGCTACTTGCGTTCTCGCTTGCAGAAG ATTGAAAAGTTCTTTCCGCATGTCCTTGAGAAGGAGAAATCTCGCAGCCAAGGAGAACCGGCGCTGCTTTCATCTGAGGAGTTTGCCTTTGCTAAAGA GTATGCTGCAAACACTGAAGACCACCTAAAATGTGTGGCATTGAGTCACATGCCCCCCATCCTCCAGACACTTGACATGCTCAAAGCAA TGCCAGCGCCATGCCTGGACTCCTTTGTTTTCCTGCGAGTGAAGGAAAGACAAGAGAACATCTTAGTGGAGCCCGAAACAGACGATCAGAG AGAGTATGTTGTGGATCTTGAAGAGGGCTCTCAGCATCTCATGCGCTATCGAACCATCGCGCCACTTATTTCAAGTGGAGCTGCACAGTTGATTTAA